A window from Lytechinus pictus isolate F3 Inbred unplaced genomic scaffold, Lp3.0 scaffold_30, whole genome shotgun sequence encodes these proteins:
- the LOC135158096 gene encoding uncharacterized protein LOC135158096 → MEIVLAAMRDKAKHWVHGQETETGASEQLLSNKAACFWTWESQRRKRRLRRSLKLIWGTIAIQGRWGLVDCVGRQDDTQHKRREGALAVMTSTPITRSMDLQQVQQETLRMQQAMLQTFKIIHVDFCNYPQLFAAVC, encoded by the exons ATGGAGATTGTGCTGGCAGCCATGAGGGACAAGGCCAAGCATTGGGTCCATGGCCAGGAGACAGAGACTGGGGCATCTGAGCAACTG CTTTCAAATAAGGCAGCCTGCTTCTGGACATGGGAAAGCCAGAGGAGGAAAAGGAGGTTGAGGCGGAGCCTCAAGCTAATCTGGGGCACCATTGCCATCCAGGGTAGATGGGGTCTAGTTGATTGTGTAGGACGCCAAGATGACACCCAGCATAAGAGAAGAGAAGGTGCTCTAGCTGTTATGACCAGCACACCAATTACCAGGAGCATGGATCTGCAGCAAGTTCAGCAGGAGACGCTCAGAATGCAGCAAGCTATGCtgcaaacatttaaaatcatccatgttgatttttgtaattatccACAATTGTTTGCAGCAGTTTGTTAA